ATCGTACCGATCTCAAAATTTGAAGAAATCCTGGTTGCCTATCCCGAACTTTCTATTAAGTTATTCCGTGTCCTTGGCGAGAAAATCGTCGACCTGCAGGCCAGGCTCGAGGAGCAGATTCTTCATAATACTTACGAACAGATCATCATGCTGTTGTTACGTCTATGCAAGACTAATGGAGAAAAAAGAGAACACGGATTTAAATTAACGACCCATTTTACCAACAAAGAATTCGCCAATATGATCGGAACTTCCAGAGAAACCGTCAGCAGAACCATCAACCATTTAAAAAAGAAAGATTACTTAAGCTTGGATGCTGAAGGCTTCTATTTGATAGACCATGAAAAATTGCATCAGGAATTGTTTTAAGAACAAAAAGCGCAAGCGCCTTGGTCAGCCCCGACAAGCGCTGGATGGCCGACCGGTGAAGTCGTTCTTTGACTTCATTGGACGGACCGAAATCGATAAGCGGAGGCGACTGCCCAACTCCGACAAGCGTTGGAGGGCCTGACAGTGAAGTCGATCTTTGACTTCATTGGCAGGACCGAAACGTCTCGAGGAGTTAGAAGCCGCAGCTAGACAAGCGTCTCGAGGGGCTAGGCGCTGGAGCTGGATTAAGATACCCATATGGAGTTATCCACACAATAATACTTCTATAATTTCCTTTACAACAGGAAAAAGTAATTTTTCGAGTTTAAGTGATGCGTATCACGGAAGAAATTAATGAAAATGATTATCATTTAATCATACCAACTATAGTATCGAGGAGATGAACGATATATGGAACACAGAACGATTGAATTGGATGTGCGAGAAGATATCAATAACAAGCTTGAGCCTTTTCAAAAAATCATGGAAGCCATTGGCGATTTAGAATTGAATGACAGACTGGTCCTTCATGCGCCTTTCAAGCCTGTTCCTTTATATGGCGTTTTAAAAGCAAAGGGATTTGAACACGAAGTCGAAAAAATCGAGGCAAAACATTATAAAATCACTTTTACCAAAAAGGGAGGGAAATAAGATGATACTGGATAATAGAGGTCTAGAACCGCCACAGCCGATGATGAGGACGCTGGCAAAGCTGGAAGAGCTTGAGGAAGGACAGACACTTATCATCATCAATGACCGCCGTCCAATGTTTCTGTTCGAGCAGCTGGATGAACTTGGGTTTTTGTATTTAACCGAACAACAAGAAGATGGCAGCTATCGCGTGACTATTTCCCGAAAAGCGGGGTGATTCAATTGTTTCAACCAAACAGTGGTAACGAAACAAATATAAAGCTTCCTTTTTCATTCATCGGTTTCAGCATGCTGGCGTTAATCCTTTCACAGCTGCTGATCCTGCTGAACGGTAACCTTCTTGTTTCCGGCGTGTTCCGGTTGCCGGCAATCTGGTCTGCTGCTCACCTTTTCGTGCTCGGCTGGGCCCTGATGGTCGCTATGGGGGCAATGTACCAGCTAGTACCTGTCGCATTCCTGACACCGATTTGGAACGAGAGATTCGGCTTTTGGCAATTGGCGGTAACGACTGCAGGCATCGTATCTTTCGCTGCCGCACTGTATCTTCGCCCACAGGATGCCTTGGTTCCAGGAATCCTGACATTGCTCGGAATTTTGATGTTCATTTTTCAGATGTTCATGACGCTTAAGAGCCAGGCAAAACCAAATATCCTAACTTTGTTCGTCGGCACTGCACTTTTTTCTCTCCTGGCTACAATTACACTCGGTATCACGCTAGTCCTGAGTATGAAAATAGGGTTTGCTTCGGAATATTATCAAGCTGTTTTTAAAACCCATATCCTGCTGGGAACAGTGGGCTGGTTCTCATTCTTGATCTTTGGCTTTTCATATAAGATGGTTCCGATGTTCTCACTTTCACATGGTTACTCCATGAAACCTGCGCCATATGTATTCGGTGTTTATGTTGTTGGAATTATCAGTTTGATTTCTTCTTTCTTAACTGGCATCCATCTGTTCGAAGTGTTGGGAACTCTCATGCTATTTGCCGGGTTCATGATTTTCACCTGGCATGTCAAATTGATCATTGATAAGCGTGTGAAGAAGAAGCTTGACCGTCCATTCATGTTCGCCTTATTTGCGATTGGCTGCGGGGCTTTAATCCACTTTGCCTCTTTTGCTGGAAGTGCAGCGAATCTACTTTCAAAAATGGCAGGGCCAATTATTTTATTATATTTAGTAGCGTGGATTGCATTCAGTATCATTGGTTATCTTTATAAAATCGTTCCATTCCTGTGGTGGACTCATAAATACAGCAAGGAAATCGGTAAAAAGAAGGTTCCCGCGTTAAAAGACATGATGGATGAGCAGCTGGCACTGCCCCTTTTCATCATGTTCACTGCAGGCACGATCCTTCTTTTACTGTCATTCATTGTCAAGCTTATGCCGGTCTTTTACATCGGCCAGGGCTTGATTGTGCTCGGGGCTGTCCTATTCAGCTATATTATCGCCAAAGTATTAACTATATAAGGAGGAGTTAGAAATGACTGAATTAAAGGAAAAAATCAGAGAAAATTTAAAAAATGTGATAGATCCAGAATTGAATATTAATGTTGTGGACCTTGGCCTGATTTATGAAATCGACGTTCCAGAACCTCGCACAGCAAGAATTTTAATGACACTCACGACCCCAGGCTGCCCTCTTCATGACAGCATCGCCAGCGGCATTAAATATTGCGTACAAGGCATGGAAGAAATTGATCATGCAGACGTACAATTAACGTGGGAGCCAGCCTGGACACCAGACCGCATGACTGAGGATGGAAAAAGACTGCTTCAGGGTTTTTGAATTTGACGCCCACATCCCGCAAAACCTGCTAGAGTAACATATGAAGTATTCAGATACAAGGGCAAACAAAAAAAGAAACGCTTGGGCTCCCGAGCGTTTCTTTGCATGTTTATTTAGCGTTTGAAAGGCCAAATGACAATGCCTGACGAAAGTTGTTTTCTGCCTCCTGCAATTCTGCAAGCTGGAGTTCATCAGCCTGGAATTCATTACGCAAAGCCTCGGTACTAGTTGAAAGGGCTTTTGAGATACGTTGGAAGTCGATAAAAGAATAATTCATTGCCATCCCTCCGTTTCATAAGAAATGCGCAAGCGCCTTGGTCAGCCCCGACAAGCGTTGGAGGGCTGACCACTGAAGTCGCTCTTTGACTTCATTGGGCAGACCGAAACGTCTCGAGGGGGTAGGCGCTGAAGCTAGACACAAATCCAAGTGTAAATAGTTGATACTTTCTTACCTTTTACAAAATCCAAGTATAAATGTATTTTATTCACCTGCATCCTTATTTATTCCAGGAAATGAAACTTCCTTTAGTTTCTCTTATGATGTTACACAAAACAACAAAGCCTCCTGGCCAGCAGGAGGCTTCGTCTTTATTTATCTACTCTTGGAGGGCGTTTGCCCCAGTACTGATAATAATCGGTTCGGATGAATCCATTGAACAGCTTCCGTTTCTTTGTTGCCGGCTTTCCGTATACTTGTTCAAAATCCTCATTGGATGTCAGTATATAGATGGACCATGTATCAAGCGGAGCAAAGGCTTTGCCCATCTGGCTGTACATTTCTTCAACAGCTTTCTTTTCACCCAATCGCTCACCGTATGGAGGGTTGCCAACAATGACGCCATACTCTTTTTTTGTCGTAAAGTCCTGCACACGCATTTGTTTGAAAGAAATCAAATCGCCAAGTCCTGCTTCAAATGCATTCTCTTCAGCGATTTTCACCATCCGGTGGTCGATATCCATCCCGCTGATATCTAACGGCTGGTCATAATTTGCAAGGTCCTCTGCTTCCATTCTTACCTCGTCCCAAACTGAATCAGGAAAAATCGGCCAGGCTTCTGAAACGAATTCTCTGTTAAAACCCGGCGCAATATTTTGACCGATTAACGCAGCTTCGATCGGAATTGTTCCAGACCCGCAAAACGGATCAACGAATGGTTTGTCTGGATGCCAATTTGTCAGCTTGATCAGGGCAGCTGCAAGTGTCTCCTTCAATGGAGCCTCTCCCTGGCCAGACCTGTATCCGCGTTTATGCAGGCCGCTTCCGCTGGTGTCGATTGTCAAAGTCACGACATCCTTTAACAGGGCAACCTCTATTTTGAACAATGGCCCGTTCTCTTCAAACCAAGTAGTCTTTTTATATGACTTTCTTAATCGTTCAACAATAGATTTCTTAACGATCGCTTGGCAGTCAGATACACTGAAAAGCTTGGATTTTACTGACTTACCCGAAACAGGAAATTCAGCATTTTCCGGTAAAAATTCCTCCCATGGGAGGGCCTTCGTTTTTTCAAATAATTCGTCAAATGTATAGGCTTTGAATTCGCCAATCTTGATTTTGATTCTGTCTGCCGTACGGAGCCACATATTGCTTCTGGCTATTGTTCTGGCATCACCTTTATAAGTGATCTTCCCATTTTCTACTTGGCACTCGTATCCAAGGTCACGGACTTCCTTTGCGACGATTGCTTCAAGACCCATCGCTGAGGTCGCGATTATATCAAAATTCTTCATCGTTTCACCCTTTATATCCAATATCTTATGTATTTCATTATTAAGTTGCCCAATAACACTTAATATACATAAAAAAAGCTCTCCTGGCAAAAGGAGAGCTTTAGTAAACACTCATACGAATCCATTAATAACGTTCTGTAAGCCATGTTTTGTACCTTTGTACTGCAAACGACCAAAAGTCTCGTACTCCGGTGGTAATCATCTATCTACAGATGAGAACTCATCTGTCCTTCCCTTTGTTCAGTTCCTCCAGGAAGGTGCCCCTACCATCGTTTGGGTTTCTCGCTCGTGGGGTTTACCTCGTTCCACCCTTCCGATTTCTCGGAAGGCTCCGTCACTGTGGCACTTTTATAGGTATTCATGCCATATCGTTGCCGACTTAGGCATTTTCCCGGCCGTCAGCCGAGCGTGAGCCCGACTGCCCTGGCTTATGAATTGGCCAGGCACGAACACTACAGGCATCTCAGCCTGTGCGAGCATGGACTTTCCTCTGCAGCAGAACTGCAGCGATTACCCGAACGTTATTAACAGCTACAAAAAACATTATATGAAATATAGGTTGGAAAAGCAATGGTAAAACATTTCAAAAACTAGCAGATGCTGGATTAATCGTAAAGCTTATCCCCGAAAACATGCTTTTCTAAATTCGATAGCCTTTTAAGAATATCGAAATTCGTAGTACCGGCTGCCTGTGTGCTCGGTCGTCGTGAAGCTTCATCAAGCTGTTTTTTAAGACGGAGATTGTCCTGTTGAAGTTCCTCAATTTCCTGCTGCATCACTTCATAGTCCTTAATGATCATATCAAGAAACTTATCAACATCTTCTGGCTTGTAACCACGCATTGCTGTTTTGAATTCTTTTTCCAAAATATCTTTGGCAGTTAACTGTATTTTATCGGATAGCATTCCATTCACCTCAATATACCCCAATCGTCACATTTATTTTTTCAAAAACAAGGCGATTTGTCAATTTTTCTTTTAAAAGGATTATTTCGTGTTTACGTCATTAGAAAAGTTTACAATTCGTTGGTTAAAACCCCTGCTGTTTCAATTGTTCCTCTTCAACCGCCATTTGTAAATCATATAAAGTAATCAACCTTATTTCATAATCGTTTTTTTCTTGATATTTTTTGGCTGTTTCATATATGAATTTTGGACTGCCTTCCTTTTCAGGATCGTATAGGAGTACCAGCAAATCGCTTTTCTCAATGAAAAATTGGTTCTTCAGCCTGAATTGCCATGGGTTTTCATAGGGCTTTTTTGTGATGGAGTCAACATGGTCGGCTCCAGCCAGCACGGATTCATACCACTCTTTATTTTGTTCTTTCCATGTTTCCTCCTGATTAAGGAAAGGAGTGAACACAGACAGTTTGAGGTCAGGGTATTCTTCCTGGAGCTCAAATACTGCCTCAGCAGCCCATAATTCGACACCGAGCTGTCCGCTGATCATTACCCATTCCAGGCCTTCCTCAATTAGTGGAATCAAGCTTTTTCTTATCGCCATTTTTATGTAATCAGCCGCTGGATGATTATGCTGGAATACTCCAATTTCAAAAGGTTTATAACCGGAAATCGCAGCTACTTTTGCCATGCCTTCTCCTTTAAGAAAGTGATTTGTTATAACTCCATATTGAGGGTATTCCCTCTAAGCTGCAAATATTACACCTTATATTTTAAAAAAACAAGGGCTGCTAGAGCCCTTGTTGAAGTCATTTTATCGACCAAATCCTGGACCGCCAAATCCTGGTCCACCAAATCCTGGACCGCCAAATCCCGGGCGCGGTCTCGGGCCAACTGGAGCCACTCCGCCTGGTACCGGACCAGGTCCGCCATAATGATTCTGGTGTGTCACCTGATTAACCGTGGACTGTGTCTGCGGGAAATAATGGACATGATCATAATTGATGTGGTTTACATTTGTAGTATGTGTTGGATGAATATGCGGAACCACATTGTTTGTAAAGTTATGGTTCGTACAGCACTTAGTAGGATGAACTACTGCTGGCAATACATGTGTCGGCTTGCAGTGCATAGTGCATAACTCCTTTCATTTAGACTTATTGTTTACATTATCAGCCTATGAAGAAGTGATGCGTCTTGTACTAATGAAAACACCTATTTTTCAAGAGAAATTGCAGTGCAAGTCACCTAGTGATTTAATAAAATCACCTAATGAAATTCTTAGAGGAATGTGTAAAAGTTGTCCTTCAGCCCGCTGAAAATAACAGCAATGAGGGTGATCACAACAAAATAGAGAACTAAAACCGCTTTATACATCAAACCAGCCCCGTAAAATTATATTGTTTTTAAAACACCATACAATTTTACATTTTACAACGTCGAAACCATACATACAACAGGATATTACAGGTTTTGAAAGGATAAATGTTAAAATTTTGTTACAATTCCAGATTACTTGACGAAAACTAGCATAAAACCAGTTTATTTTGGCGAATTTTGCGCTTGCCCGGGAAATTCTTTTCGGGAAATCCTTTGTATCCTTTTTTCGAGTTCCTGGGTAAAAATCATGTCTTTTTTTGTTGCACCCTTTTCTTCCTGATGAAGTTCCTGAGCAAGATGACAATACTTTAAAGCCATTTCAAGCTTTTTTTCACGATGTTCGAAATGTTTGGCCAGCTCGATACATGCTTCTTTACGCTGTATTGTTGTCCCTTTGGCTGCACTTTCTTCCCATAGGGAAACCGCCTTATGCCATTCTTTATTCTTTTTATGCTCAAAAGCTAGTGCATGCTTAGCTGAAACCGATTCTTCATTTTGACCGTCCAGCAGTCCGGTGAATGCTTGCTTCGCTTTATCTGACTCACCAAGATAGGAAAACCAGCGTCCCACCTCGTAAGTTTCCCGTGATGTTTGGGTCTTGTCCCTACCGAGAATCTGGAAAGTTAAATGTGTATAGAGCGTCAATAATGACAGGATATCCGTTTCATTATGCTTAATGACACCCAGCAATCCTTCTGGGTTCTTCCTCTCCAGAAAGTCAAAATAAATCATTGGTGCCAAAAAGCCAGGAATATCATCCTTCCTTTCAAGCCCCAAGATCTCCTGTTCCACTATACTCAATTTCATCCGCTCAATTTTATGCTTCCATAACCTTCTCGCTGCATGGTACAAATCAAAATGTCCAAAGGAAGGAAGCTTGGGTACATGGTCACGGACAAGGGTGTGCCTCGTTTTGACTTGCGGCCAATCGAAAGCTTTGCCATTGTATGTAACCAATGTCGTGTAATCGGCATTCGTCAAAAAGCTCTGGTAAAGAGCAACTTCTGCTCCGGGATTTGGGAGGATATGCTGTTTCAACTTTACTGAATCCCCCGATATGGACGCATGGCCAAGGAGGAAGATGGTGTTGCCAGCCCCTCCACCAAGGCCGGTTGTTTCGGTATCAAAAAACACCAGGTCCAAAGGGGTGTGGCCGGCTGCAGAAAGCGGATGCTTTGTTCCCTCCTTGTTCCAGAGCGAAACAGCCTCGAGCAAATCGCCGAAACGGTAATGCCCGTGCTGTTGATCAAGCGGATAACTCACTTCCCTGACTAGACAATATTGTCCGTCAAAATAGAAGGGGGAAACCTGCTCCTGCTCCCAGACATCAAGAAACGGGATTTCTGGTGTTTGTTCAGCTTTTACAGGTTCGGCCTCTGGCTTATCAATCCCGCTTTTTATATGGGATTTCAACCTGTTCAGTTTATTCTTGAGACTCATATTCCCCCTCCTTTCCTAAACAGCAGCTTTAAGGAATAAATCCAATAATTTCACAACGTCATTTTTAGAGTGGATGGATGTAGTATCCGTTCCGATGCAAGACGGGCATCCATCGGAACACTGGCAGTTCTTGACCATTTGTTTGGTTTGGTTCAAAATTTCTTCGATTCCGGTATATATCTTTTCGCTTAACCCAATTCCTCCAGGATAGCGATCATAAAAGAAGATGGTTGGCTTTTCGTTATGGGCAGCCTTGACCTGCGGGACCACATGGACGTCAGAGGGGTCGCACATCACGAATAACGGCGCGATATGCTTCAGTGCCTGGGAAGTCCCTATCAACCCTTCCTCAAGCCGGTCATGGCCGAATTCGGATAACTCTTTGTTCAGAGATATCCATGCTGAACTTGTGTGAAGCTCCTCTTCCGGAAGATAAATCGGTCCAGAACCGATATTCTCATGAGTTTCAAACCTGATCTTCTTGAAAATCGTTGCCATCGCTCTAACGCTGACATCTCCAAAGCCGATTTCTGTTTCATCATTACCCCTGACCTTATCTTCCTCAAGAACACTCAATTGAACAGCGAGATTGGCATCGGTAAAATAATCAACATCGACTTCACGGACATACGCCTTTTTTTCCTCCCAATCAAGCTCTTCCACCTGGAATTGGATTCCTTGATGCAGATAAATCGCTTCTTCGTGCAGCAGCGTCATGGCTGAAAAAGTATCCATTTCGCCAATCACTCTGACATTGGCTACATCTGATTGGTCGATAATCACCACATTTTCCTGTGATGCTGAACGTAGGCTAA
This window of the Mesobacillus jeotgali genome carries:
- a CDS encoding Crp/Fnr family transcriptional regulator translates to MHISHIRQQLKEVPIFKELSPEELDTIVEIAQPRFFKNKMYAFMQGDPLDRVFFIYSGKVKIYKTDSSGREQIVSVLETGEMFPHAGFFRKGQYPAHAEIMEDTQMIIVPISKFEEILVAYPELSIKLFRVLGEKIVDLQARLEEQILHNTYEQIIMLLLRLCKTNGEKREHGFKLTTHFTNKEFANMIGTSRETVSRTINHLKKKDYLSLDAEGFYLIDHEKLHQELF
- a CDS encoding DUF2249 domain-containing protein gives rise to the protein MEHRTIELDVREDINNKLEPFQKIMEAIGDLELNDRLVLHAPFKPVPLYGVLKAKGFEHEVEKIEAKHYKITFTKKGGK
- a CDS encoding DUF2249 domain-containing protein, with amino-acid sequence MILDNRGLEPPQPMMRTLAKLEELEEGQTLIIINDRRPMFLFEQLDELGFLYLTEQQEDGSYRVTISRKAG
- a CDS encoding metal-sulfur cluster assembly factor — its product is MTELKEKIRENLKNVIDPELNINVVDLGLIYEIDVPEPRTARILMTLTTPGCPLHDSIASGIKYCVQGMEEIDHADVQLTWEPAWTPDRMTEDGKRLLQGF
- a CDS encoding THUMP domain-containing class I SAM-dependent RNA methyltransferase, producing MKNFDIIATSAMGLEAIVAKEVRDLGYECQVENGKITYKGDARTIARSNMWLRTADRIKIKIGEFKAYTFDELFEKTKALPWEEFLPENAEFPVSGKSVKSKLFSVSDCQAIVKKSIVERLRKSYKKTTWFEENGPLFKIEVALLKDVVTLTIDTSGSGLHKRGYRSGQGEAPLKETLAAALIKLTNWHPDKPFVDPFCGSGTIPIEAALIGQNIAPGFNREFVSEAWPIFPDSVWDEVRMEAEDLANYDQPLDISGMDIDHRMVKIAEENAFEAGLGDLISFKQMRVQDFTTKKEYGVIVGNPPYGERLGEKKAVEEMYSQMGKAFAPLDTWSIYILTSNEDFEQVYGKPATKKRKLFNGFIRTDYYQYWGKRPPRVDK
- the gpsB gene encoding cell division regulator GpsB translates to MLSDKIQLTAKDILEKEFKTAMRGYKPEDVDKFLDMIIKDYEVMQQEIEELQQDNLRLKKQLDEASRRPSTQAAGTTNFDILKRLSNLEKHVFGDKLYD
- a CDS encoding DUF1273 domain-containing protein; its protein translation is MAKVAAISGYKPFEIGVFQHNHPAADYIKMAIRKSLIPLIEEGLEWVMISGQLGVELWAAEAVFELQEEYPDLKLSVFTPFLNQEETWKEQNKEWYESVLAGADHVDSITKKPYENPWQFRLKNQFFIEKSDLLVLLYDPEKEGSPKFIYETAKKYQEKNDYEIRLITLYDLQMAVEEEQLKQQGF
- a CDS encoding CotD family spore coat protein, which translates into the protein MHCKPTHVLPAVVHPTKCCTNHNFTNNVVPHIHPTHTTNVNHINYDHVHYFPQTQSTVNQVTHQNHYGGPGPVPGGVAPVGPRPRPGFGGPGFGGPGFGGPGFGR
- a CDS encoding ribonuclease H-like domain-containing protein, which translates into the protein MSLKNKLNRLKSHIKSGIDKPEAEPVKAEQTPEIPFLDVWEQEQVSPFYFDGQYCLVREVSYPLDQQHGHYRFGDLLEAVSLWNKEGTKHPLSAAGHTPLDLVFFDTETTGLGGGAGNTIFLLGHASISGDSVKLKQHILPNPGAEVALYQSFLTNADYTTLVTYNGKAFDWPQVKTRHTLVRDHVPKLPSFGHFDLYHAARRLWKHKIERMKLSIVEQEILGLERKDDIPGFLAPMIYFDFLERKNPEGLLGVIKHNETDILSLLTLYTHLTFQILGRDKTQTSRETYEVGRWFSYLGESDKAKQAFTGLLDGQNEESVSAKHALAFEHKKNKEWHKAVSLWEESAAKGTTIQRKEACIELAKHFEHREKKLEMALKYCHLAQELHQEEKGATKKDMIFTQELEKRIQRISRKEFPGQAQNSPK